In Coffea eugenioides isolate CCC68of chromosome 4, Ceug_1.0, whole genome shotgun sequence, the genomic stretch ATCTACGTTATCTGGAAAATCAACTCCAAGAGGTTCCCCTTCATTTAGGAGAGTTGGCTCTGGGCGTACTCCACGTAGAGGTGGAATTAGTAGTCTATATTTCAGAAACAACAGGATAGTGCTTTGGCTGCTTTTGATCACCCTTTGGACCTACGGTGGATTTTATATTCAGTCTAGGTGGGCTCATGGGGACAACAAGGAAGGGATGTTTGGTGGCAATGGGACCGATGAAATAAATGAACTCAAACCACAGAATGAAAAGACTGAGGTCAAGCCAAAGGATCGCCGAGATCTGATTGAAACTGATGATTATCTTGATTCTAAGGCTGTGCTATCTAAAAACCAGTCCCTTTCGAGAATTTCAGATGCAATTATGGCCAAAAGTGGGAATGCTAATCCAAGTCGTAAGAGTGTATCTTTGAAGAAGAGCAGAAAGAGATCAAGACGTGGTTCACGTAACAAGTCCCGAGTTAAGCAGAAAGAAGTTGTAGAGGTCCAAGAATCTGAAGTTGATGTGCAGGAAGTGGAAATTCCTATGCTAAATTCTACTTATGGCCTGATAGTGGGTCCATTTGGCTCAATAGAAGACGGTATCCTGGAATGGACTCCCGAAAAGCGGTTAGGAACCTGCAACAGAAAGGGTCAGTTTGCACGTCTAGTTTGGTCTAGAAAGTTTGTTTTGATATTCCATGAGCTTTCGATGACTGGAGCTCCACTTGCAATGATGGAGTTGGCAACAGAGCTTTTGAGCTGTGGGGCCACAGTTTCTGTGGTTGTTCTTAGCAAGAGGGGTGGATTGATGCCAGAGCTTGCTAGAAGGAAGATCAAAGTGCTCGAGGACAAATTGgatcttagcttcaaaactgCCATGAAAGCTGATCTCATCATTGCAGGGTCGGCAGTTTCTGCATCATGGATCGGTGAGCACTATTCCTGCTATGTTGGTTATATATGAATGCTACGAGTCCATACTTCTTAAGTCCACTTGTTTGTTCTTGTACAACTTGTTTAATAACCTTTCTGCTTCATTTAGATATGTTTTGCATCTCTATGGTTTTCTCTGTGTTTATCATTGTTACTTGCAATTTGCATAACTACCAAGTGGATTCTTAATAGCAAAACACTTGGAAGTAAACTTAAATAAATTTAACTTGCTAGAAATGGGCAGTATCACCTTTCAGTATgatttagcataagattttttttcctaacTGTCTAATACTGATGCAACTCTTAGGCGGTTTAGCTCATGGGATCTCAAAGGAAATGCAAGGAGAAAAATTGGAGGGAAAGCAAAACTAATGCGATGTCTCTTTCCCTTTTCATCTTCCTTCCTGTATTTTATTTCTGAACAAAGTTATGTCCTTTCTTTACCTTTTCTAACCGTCTAAAAAGCTGAAAATGTATCttatttttcccccttcccAGAAGTACACgttctcttgtttctttttctggTGCAGATTACAATTGATGATTGTTACCGTAATTGCAGAAAAATACAGAGAACATACTGTCCTTGGTGCCAGTCAAATTGCTTGGTGGATCATGGAAAACAGGCGGGAGTACTTTGATCGTGCAAAGCTTGCCCTCAACCATGTGAAAAGGCTTATTTTCCTGTCAGAGTTGCAGTCTAAACAGTGGCTAGCCTGGTGTGAGGAAGAAAAGATCAAGTTAAAGTCTCCGCCTGAACTCATCCCCCTTTCTGTTAATgatgaactggcttttgtggctggcatttcttgctcaatcaaTACTCCAGCATTTAGCACTGAGAAGATGCTGGAAAAGAGGCAGCTATTGAGAAGTTCAGTAAGAAAGGAGATGGGATTGACAGATGATGACATGCTTGTGGTGTCTTTAAGTAGTATTAACCCTGGAAAAGGTCAATTCTTGCTTCTTGAATCAGCACACAAGGTGGTTGAACAAGGCATGGCTGTGAACAGTTCCACAATCAAAGGTTCAGTTAAGAGAGGTCGAAATTATCATGCAAGGGCTCTTCTTCAAGAGGGGCTCAAAATTGGAGAATCCTCATCTGAGTTATTCCATTCTGAGGGATACTCGGCAAAGTTTAGATCAAGAGAGAACACTCATCCTTCACATTATGCCACAACACTTTATGGTGATTACAGTCTGAGGAAACTGTTGGCTAATGGTGAAACAAAGCAGAAACAGAGGCTCAAGATTCTTATTGGTTCAGTAGGATCCAAGAGCAATAAAGTGACTTATGTTAAAACACTTCTCGAATTTCTATCTCATCACACGAACTTATCTAAATCAATACTATGGACTCCAGCAACCACGCGTGTGGCATCTCTCTATGCTGCAGCAGATGTATATGTGATGAATGCCCAGGTAATCATCTTCATAGATCACTTTAGTCCAGTTTGCATGCAAACCCAACTGAAGTTTCTGTGTATAGTCAAGTAATTTAATCCAAGTTTCTTCCATTATGGTGATTGATTGATTTGTTTTCTACTCCAAAATTCTTAAGTGAACTTAGATTCACTGCCCATCTGGAATCCGTATACGATTATGTCCATGTTTGGACCGGTTTATGGGCCTCAACCATTTCTTTGTACAACTGTCTACcccttatttatttttgaaatgtttctcaTACCTAGATAAAATTCAGCTGAAGTTTCCAAAAATGTTTTTATTGGGCCATTATCACCTTTAAAAATTTGAAGATGTTGTGTTTTTTTGGGAATAAATCTGGTCTAGAAAGCACTTATGGTATTACTATGCTGCTTTAATTAGCATGATAGATATTCTTCTACTCCTCCATTTCCCTTAAAGGTTTCAATTGCCTAGTTTtgtctttccttaatttttctGAGTGAATAACATTCAGATAATTGTTACAGTCCTTGTAGTAACAATAATGTGAATGTCTCTTTTCTGCATGCGTCCTCCTAGTGAAATTGTCCTTGTGAAAGAGATGCAATTATAATTTAGTCTGTTCACAGTTTTAACTTGAAGGTGGTCTCATGTTTATCTTAAAATTTGACCTTGTGTAAATGTATGCAGGGACTTGGAGAAACTTTTGGAAGAGTAACTGTTGAAGCAATGGCATTTGGTCTTCCGGTATGAACACAGAATTTTTCTTTCCCTGCCTCCattgaattgctattttcaCTCTTCGAGTACTTGGATGTTTGAAACACTGCAGTCAAGCGCACAATTATAGAAATGGAACGAAATGATGATCTATTATACATGCTTCTAGTTTCTTACTTATGCAATCAAATCTTACCTGCCAATGGAATATGTGCGAGTTTTCTCAGGTTGGGATTTCGATTGAAACATGTTATATGGTAATGTCAAATGCTTTGGCAAGTAGATATGAACATAAGCAATTAAAAATATTTAGCACATAGAAAGACCATTTGCATGGCTGTGACTTATTTATTGGCTTTAAAGCAAGTAACCTTTCTATCCCTGCTTCCTTGGGGATCAAGGGGGTGATAGTTAAGTATAAGAAACCTTTTATCAGGAACAAATCGCTGGGCATCCTTTGAAAGTGACTAGGAGAATTAAAGAAAGAATCAAGAAAGGGTTCATGCCGGTGAAAATGAATTTGACAATTACTTTCAAGTACTGACTTCATCTTGTGTTACAGGTGCTGGGCACTGATTCTGGAGGCACAAAGGAGATTGTTGAACACAACGTAACTGGTCTTCTCCATCCTTTGGGGCGTCCAGGGGCTCAAGTTCTCGCCAAAGATATTCAGTACTTGCTTGAGAATCCATCGGCAAGAAAGCAAATGGGAacagaaggaagaaagaaagtggAAAAAATGTACTTGAAGAAACACCTGTTCAAGAAATTTGGAGAGGTCCTCTACAGCTGCACGAGGATAAAATAGCACACGCTAGAGTTTATCTTCATTTTTTTGA encodes the following:
- the LOC113767794 gene encoding uncharacterized protein LOC113767794; translation: MEESNGRLWSLRPGGLKSTLSGKSTPRGSPSFRRVGSGRTPRRGGISSLYFRNNRIVLWLLLITLWTYGGFYIQSRWAHGDNKEGMFGGNGTDEINELKPQNEKTEVKPKDRRDLIETDDYLDSKAVLSKNQSLSRISDAIMAKSGNANPSRKSVSLKKSRKRSRRGSRNKSRVKQKEVVEVQESEVDVQEVEIPMLNSTYGLIVGPFGSIEDGILEWTPEKRLGTCNRKGQFARLVWSRKFVLIFHELSMTGAPLAMMELATELLSCGATVSVVVLSKRGGLMPELARRKIKVLEDKLDLSFKTAMKADLIIAGSAVSASWIEKYREHTVLGASQIAWWIMENRREYFDRAKLALNHVKRLIFLSELQSKQWLAWCEEEKIKLKSPPELIPLSVNDELAFVAGISCSINTPAFSTEKMLEKRQLLRSSVRKEMGLTDDDMLVVSLSSINPGKGQFLLLESAHKVVEQGMAVNSSTIKGSVKRGRNYHARALLQEGLKIGESSSELFHSEGYSAKFRSRENTHPSHYATTLYGDYSLRKLLANGETKQKQRLKILIGSVGSKSNKVTYVKTLLEFLSHHTNLSKSILWTPATTRVASLYAAADVYVMNAQGLGETFGRVTVEAMAFGLPVLGTDSGGTKEIVEHNVTGLLHPLGRPGAQVLAKDIQYLLENPSARKQMGTEGRKKVEKMYLKKHLFKKFGEVLYSCTRIK